The proteins below are encoded in one region of Sedimentibacter sp. zth1:
- a CDS encoding extracellular solute-binding protein, whose amino-acid sequence MKKLLALLLILLLSFSLVGCSNNDSTENDTANQLEDKLVIYSTHTDEMLELVAEEFKAETGIEVEYINLKGELADRVRAEKENPQADIMFGGASSLFMEMTEEGIFEPVETTWAKDLQDIFKDKDGNWYGTIQTPVMIFYNTEMLTEEEAPKDWIDLTDEKYKDLIVSRDTLSSSMRATLMSLVYQYDKEQKLDEAWNYLTALDANMKNYYSSGTLQFQAVGRKEAAISFAVQSSIVDNVVKNNVPLKIVDAKSGSPVITDGIAAIKNAPHPNAAKAFVEFAGSSKMQAKIANEFNRIPTLKEAIQNSPEWMKDSYKVMDVDWSVISKNQNEWLQKFDTEIRDANKDKAK is encoded by the coding sequence ATGAAAAAGTTATTAGCACTTTTATTAATTCTACTTCTTAGCTTTAGCTTAGTAGGATGTTCAAACAATGACAGCACTGAAAATGATACAGCAAATCAATTAGAAGATAAATTAGTAATTTATTCTACACATACAGATGAAATGCTTGAATTAGTAGCAGAAGAATTTAAAGCAGAAACAGGTATAGAGGTAGAATATATAAATTTAAAGGGTGAATTAGCAGATAGAGTTAGAGCAGAAAAAGAAAATCCACAAGCAGACATTATGTTTGGTGGAGCTTCTTCATTATTTATGGAAATGACAGAAGAAGGAATATTTGAACCAGTTGAGACAACATGGGCAAAAGATTTACAAGATATATTTAAGGATAAAGATGGCAATTGGTATGGTACAATACAAACACCAGTTATGATATTTTATAACACAGAAATGTTAACAGAAGAAGAAGCACCAAAGGATTGGATAGACTTAACAGATGAAAAATACAAGGACCTAATAGTTTCAAGAGATACATTGTCATCATCTATGAGAGCTACACTTATGAGTTTAGTATACCAATATGACAAAGAGCAAAAGCTTGATGAAGCATGGAATTATTTAACTGCATTAGATGCTAATATGAAGAATTATTATTCAAGCGGAACATTGCAATTTCAAGCAGTTGGTAGAAAAGAAGCAGCAATAAGCTTCGCAGTTCAAAGCTCAATAGTTGACAATGTAGTTAAAAATAATGTGCCACTTAAAATTGTTGATGCCAAAAGTGGTTCACCTGTTATAACAGATGGAATAGCAGCAATAAAAAATGCACCACATCCGAATGCAGCAAAGGCATTTGTAGAATTTGCAGGAAGTTCAAAAATGCAAGCTAAAATTGCAAATGAATTTAACAGAATACCAACACTTAAAGAAGCAATACAAAACAGTCCAGAATGGATGAAGGACTCATACAAAGTAATGGATGTAGATTGGTCAGTAATATCTAAAAACCAAAATGAATGGTTGCAAAAATTTGATACAGAAATAAGAGATGCAAACAAGGATAAAGCTAAATAA
- a CDS encoding zinc-binding dehydrogenase, with translation MKKGNPYGTHRVINPKGVLPQPALKIDNTMEIYDNEILIDVQTLNVDSASFTQISDQAHGDVEEIKKIMKGIVAERGKHQNPVTGSGGMLIGTVKEIGPALEGKTDLKVGDKIATLVSLSLTPLVIEEIKDVRKEIDQVDIKGQAILFESGIYAKIPTDIPENLALSVLDVAGAPAQTAKLVKPGDTVLVLGGAGKSGILCLYEAKKRAGVAGKVICFAHKESSLQKVRDLGLADYYISGDASNAVEVYEKIMDVTNGELCDIVITCVSRENCEMGSILACKDNGTVYFFSMATSFTKAALGAEGVGKDVNMIIGNGYTKNHAEVSLQIIRECEPLRKLYSKLYAGM, from the coding sequence ATGAAAAAAGGAAACCCATACGGAACACACAGAGTAATCAACCCAAAAGGAGTATTACCACAACCAGCACTTAAAATTGACAACACTATGGAAATATACGACAATGAAATACTTATAGACGTTCAAACATTAAACGTTGACTCTGCAAGCTTTACTCAAATAAGTGATCAAGCACATGGCGACGTTGAAGAAATCAAAAAAATCATGAAGGGTATTGTAGCAGAAAGAGGTAAACATCAAAACCCTGTAACAGGTTCAGGTGGAATGCTTATAGGAACAGTAAAAGAAATTGGACCTGCATTAGAAGGTAAAACAGACTTAAAAGTGGGAGATAAAATAGCTACATTAGTATCTTTATCATTAACACCATTAGTAATAGAAGAAATTAAAGACGTTAGAAAAGAAATAGACCAAGTTGATATTAAAGGTCAAGCTATATTATTTGAAAGTGGAATTTATGCAAAAATACCAACAGACATACCAGAAAACTTGGCATTATCAGTATTAGACGTAGCTGGAGCACCAGCACAAACTGCTAAATTAGTAAAACCAGGAGATACTGTATTAGTATTAGGTGGAGCAGGAAAATCAGGAATACTTTGCTTATATGAAGCTAAAAAAAGAGCAGGAGTTGCTGGTAAAGTAATTTGCTTTGCACACAAAGAAAGTTCACTTCAAAAGGTTAGAGATTTAGGATTAGCAGATTATTATATTTCAGGTGACGCAAGTAATGCTGTTGAAGTTTATGAAAAAATTATGGATGTTACAAACGGAGAACTTTGTGACATAGTAATAACTTGTGTAAGTAGAGAAAACTGTGAAATGGGCAGTATATTAGCTTGTAAAGATAACGGAACAGTTTACTTCTTCAGTATGGCTACAAGCTTTACAAAAGCTGCTTTAGGAGCAGAAGGCGTTGGTAAAGATGTTAACATGATAATAGGAAATGGATATACTAAAAATCATGCTGAAGTTTCTTTACAAATCATTAGAGAATGTGAACCATTAAGAAAATTATACTCAAAATTATATGCAGGAATGTAA
- a CDS encoding DUF1934 domain-containing protein, which translates to MRIKIIGKQIDNDNNIIDELELVTNAVVKKENDFMVFDYVEASENDEDTIKTRLRVSTDRLVMTKISSLSSTLEFEKNKKYYSVYSTIYGDLQMEIYTLEYAHNLNDEGYGEILLKYRISISNNAPYVNILSIKTFA; encoded by the coding sequence ATGCGAATAAAAATTATAGGCAAACAAATTGATAATGATAATAATATTATAGATGAATTAGAACTTGTAACTAATGCAGTAGTAAAAAAAGAAAATGATTTTATGGTTTTTGATTATGTAGAAGCTAGTGAAAATGATGAAGATACAATAAAAACAAGGCTTAGAGTATCTACTGACAGATTAGTTATGACAAAGATAAGCTCTCTTTCATCTACTCTTGAATTTGAAAAAAATAAAAAGTACTACTCTGTTTATAGCACGATTTATGGCGATTTACAAATGGAAATATATACATTAGAATACGCTCATAACCTTAATGATGAAGGCTATGGTGAAATATTATTAAAATACAGAATTTCCATTAGTAATAACGCTCCATATGTTAATATTTTAAGTATAAAAACATTCGCCTAA
- a CDS encoding iron ABC transporter permease, translating into MIQSNNYIKKILNIIFFGSILWVLVGFIILPMLNTIKTSLVNNNIITLENYKAYFANPSNLLVVKNTLKLGFSTVICCGIIGTFLAFYVTLIKTKFTKILRIILLTPMMVPGVIIVIAFIQLYGESGLITKSLEVLFKLKSAPFKFEGFSGILFVHSYTQYVFFYLNVSVALRYLDLSSIEAAKSLGASKLKIFFTVILPSILPSLFSSTIVTFISGISSFSAPNLIGGRFKVLSTQILMSKANNHINIASVQVTILLIMGISMLLIVRHYEKKHSNPNSIKAVRLNKIELNNKYIKTILNIIVTLILLLIILPILAIIFLSFVKPGSWMIEIFPKEFNFDNYITLFTKKRVLKPFINSIFMSIIAVIVSIFFAVPLALTIAKRKSKINSTLEVIAMLPWAMPSSTIAINLINTFNTKNIFAFNNVLIGRYYILPIAYIITAIPIILRTSLIAVYKFNKDLEDASKSLGANNIITFFKITVPQIKPAIVSSGSLVFIRCLGEYTMSALLYGVSNKPISIAMVNAMNEFDIGLSMSYGVLTIIICFVAMIFTESFDDAF; encoded by the coding sequence TTGATACAGTCAAATAATTATATAAAAAAAATACTAAACATAATATTTTTTGGTAGTATATTATGGGTTTTGGTGGGATTCATCATATTACCCATGCTTAATACGATTAAAACAAGTTTAGTAAATAACAATATAATTACACTTGAAAATTATAAAGCATACTTTGCAAATCCATCTAATTTGCTAGTAGTAAAAAATACCTTAAAATTAGGTTTTTCAACAGTTATATGCTGTGGAATAATAGGGACGTTTTTAGCTTTTTACGTAACACTAATAAAAACTAAATTCACTAAAATTTTAAGAATTATACTGTTAACTCCAATGATGGTGCCAGGAGTAATTATAGTTATAGCATTTATACAACTATATGGTGAAAGTGGTCTAATAACAAAATCGTTAGAAGTTTTATTTAAATTAAAATCAGCACCATTTAAATTTGAGGGATTTTCAGGCATTTTATTTGTACATTCATATACACAATATGTTTTTTTCTATTTAAATGTTTCGGTAGCATTGAGGTATTTAGATTTATCATCTATTGAAGCAGCCAAAAGTTTAGGTGCAAGTAAACTGAAAATATTTTTTACAGTTATATTACCATCAATATTACCTTCTTTATTTTCATCAACTATAGTTACATTTATATCAGGTATAAGCTCATTCTCAGCGCCTAATCTAATAGGTGGCAGATTTAAAGTGCTAAGCACTCAAATCTTAATGTCAAAAGCTAATAATCATATAAATATTGCATCTGTTCAGGTAACCATACTATTGATTATGGGAATATCAATGCTTTTAATTGTAAGACATTATGAAAAAAAACACTCTAATCCAAACTCAATAAAAGCGGTTAGATTAAACAAAATAGAACTAAATAACAAATATATTAAAACGATTTTAAATATTATAGTAACACTAATACTGTTGTTAATTATATTGCCGATATTGGCAATTATATTTTTATCATTCGTAAAACCTGGAAGTTGGATGATTGAAATATTTCCAAAAGAATTCAATTTTGATAATTATATTACTCTATTTACTAAAAAAAGAGTATTAAAGCCATTTATAAACAGTATATTTATGTCTATAATTGCTGTTATAGTTTCAATTTTTTTTGCAGTACCACTTGCTTTAACTATTGCAAAAAGAAAAAGCAAAATTAATTCAACACTAGAAGTTATTGCAATGCTTCCATGGGCTATGCCTTCAAGCACCATTGCTATAAACTTAATTAATACGTTTAATACAAAAAACATATTTGCTTTTAACAATGTATTGATAGGTAGATACTATATATTACCGATAGCATATATAATTACTGCAATACCTATAATACTAAGAACTAGCCTGATTGCAGTTTATAAATTCAACAAAGACTTAGAGGATGCATCCAAAAGCTTAGGAGCAAATAATATAATAACATTTTTTAAGATAACAGTACCTCAAATAAAACCAGCCATAGTATCAAGTGGTAGCTTAGTATTTATAAGGTGCTTGGGTGAATACACTATGTCAGCACTCTTATATGGAGTTTCAAATAAACCAATATCAATAGCAATGGTAAACGCAATGAATGAGTTTGACATTGGTTTATCAATGTCATATGGCGTTTTGACAATAATTATCTGTTTTGTAGCAATGATATTTACAGAAAGCTTCGATGATGCATTTTAG
- a CDS encoding ABC transporter ATP-binding protein, translating to MKKIKTVNTFKIMLKAIKQIFNIVPIAASLTSIINICISFFPAITAKLLITLFDSADKTNISYDINKLLQCAFIFILCYAIKYFMEFITSITVNAFIFEKCVMYSRVKLAEKSSKLEVIQYEDDNILNMKKRAQNCIDNELLSMVFFKISNIIKNSISLISVVIILVSYSKFFLLVSLLSVLPYFISKLIRGNYFYKLRTKQAKDERKLSYLYKLFSDKQTVKEMRVMNFENYIIEKWENCFKDIYESQWKEEKKDAISLLICDVIRSLGYIASIIVSILLMLKGEISIGVLGACISSFLSVQDATCNFLINIASLPNLALYANDYYKYLDLPEDIDGIKEVVSIKNGISIKNIKFKYKMNNNFNINNINLEIKKGEKVIVLGENGSGKTTLIKLILGIYKVDDGEILYDNINVNNCKKSCLYNLISIVSQNFIKYNLKLRENIAISDTSMIDDNNKIISSLKAVDLNKLDNCDEMLGREFNGIELSGGEWQKIAIARGVFKKSEIIFLDEPTSAIDPLAEKEILFKFLDIVKNKTSIIVAHRVGLCKHADKIVVMKNGAIVEVGTHNELINKCGEYTRLYNSQAKWYVEKESNKSI from the coding sequence ATGAAAAAAATAAAAACTGTTAATACGTTTAAAATTATGTTGAAGGCAATTAAGCAAATTTTTAATATAGTGCCAATTGCTGCATCTTTAACATCTATCATTAATATTTGCATCTCTTTTTTTCCCGCAATTACTGCAAAATTATTAATTACTTTATTTGATAGTGCTGATAAGACTAATATTTCATATGATATAAATAAGTTGTTACAATGTGCATTTATATTTATCCTATGTTATGCTATTAAATATTTCATGGAATTTATTACTAGTATTACTGTTAATGCTTTTATTTTTGAAAAATGTGTAATGTACAGTAGAGTCAAATTAGCTGAAAAATCATCAAAATTGGAAGTTATTCAATATGAAGATGACAATATTCTAAATATGAAAAAAAGGGCACAAAATTGCATTGATAATGAACTTTTAAGCATGGTGTTTTTTAAAATAAGTAATATAATAAAAAATAGTATTAGTTTAATTTCAGTTGTCATAATATTGGTTAGTTATAGTAAGTTTTTTTTACTAGTTAGTTTATTAAGTGTATTACCATATTTTATATCTAAATTGATTAGAGGTAATTATTTTTATAAACTTAGAACTAAGCAAGCTAAAGATGAAAGAAAATTAAGTTATCTATATAAATTATTTTCAGATAAACAAACTGTTAAAGAAATGAGAGTTATGAATTTTGAAAATTATATTATTGAAAAATGGGAAAATTGTTTTAAGGATATATATGAGAGCCAATGGAAAGAAGAAAAGAAAGATGCTATATCATTACTAATCTGTGATGTGATTAGGTCATTGGGATATATTGCTTCAATAATAGTATCTATATTGTTAATGTTAAAAGGTGAAATATCTATAGGTGTACTTGGTGCATGTATATCAAGTTTTCTTTCGGTTCAAGATGCAACATGCAATTTTCTAATAAACATAGCCTCATTACCAAATTTAGCACTTTATGCAAATGACTATTACAAATATTTAGATTTACCAGAAGATATAGATGGTATTAAGGAAGTCGTTTCAATAAAAAATGGTATATCTATAAAAAATATAAAGTTTAAGTATAAAATGAATAATAATTTTAATATAAATAATATAAATTTAGAAATAAAAAAAGGTGAAAAAGTTATAGTGTTGGGTGAAAACGGAAGTGGCAAAACAACTTTAATTAAATTAATTCTTGGAATTTATAAAGTTGATGATGGAGAAATACTATATGATAATATAAATGTTAATAATTGTAAAAAAAGTTGTTTATACAATTTGATTTCAATAGTATCTCAAAATTTTATAAAATACAATTTGAAATTAAGAGAAAATATAGCAATTTCTGATACTTCTATGATTGATGACAACAATAAGATAATTAGTTCATTAAAAGCAGTAGACTTAAATAAATTAGATAATTGCGATGAAATGTTAGGTCGAGAGTTTAATGGAATTGAACTTTCCGGCGGAGAGTGGCAAAAAATAGCAATAGCAAGAGGCGTATTTAAAAAAAGCGAAATTATTTTCTTGGATGAACCTACAAGTGCTATAGATCCATTAGCTGAAAAGGAAATACTGTTTAAATTTTTAGATATTGTGAAAAACAAAACTTCTATTATTGTAGCTCATAGAGTTGGATTGTGTAAACATGCAGATAAAATAGTAGTAATGAAAAATGGAGCAATAGTAGAGGTTGGAACTCACAATGAATTAATCAATAAATGTGGAGAGTACACTAGACTTTATAATTCACAGGCAAAATGGTATGTAGAAAAGGAATCAAATAAAAGCATATAA
- a CDS encoding ABC transporter ATP-binding protein gives MGKVILKNISHRYDKTNVLNDINIEIEDGDLFTLLGPSGCGKTTLLRIIAGFIKPTSGKVYLYNQDITNLSPEQRNIGIVFQNYALFSHMNVLENVTYGLKIKKYNKHKIKDISDYYLNLVGMYDYKDRNINELSGGQQQRVALARSLAIEPKVLLLDEPLSNLDAALRDKMREEISKLQKKLKITTVFITHDQKEALAISDKIAVFNNGKCMQVDTPQNIYNNPQNEFVANFVGETNTIYIEDKEPIFIRPENIKIFNEKKNDNFVSGKIQNITFNGSTIEYKIKVDTKIYKAIELNDGKSYRKINDEVYIEIDTVK, from the coding sequence ATGGGTAAAGTTATACTAAAAAATATATCACATAGGTATGATAAAACAAACGTATTGAATGATATAAATATCGAAATAGAAGATGGCGATTTATTTACACTGTTAGGTCCATCGGGTTGTGGAAAAACGACACTACTTAGAATAATTGCAGGATTTATAAAACCAACCAGTGGAAAAGTATATTTATATAATCAAGATATAACAAATTTAAGCCCAGAGCAAAGAAATATAGGCATAGTTTTTCAAAACTATGCTCTTTTTTCACATATGAATGTTTTAGAAAATGTTACTTATGGATTAAAAATTAAAAAATATAATAAGCATAAAATAAAGGATATATCAGATTACTATTTAAATTTAGTTGGGATGTATGATTATAAAGATAGAAATATAAATGAACTATCAGGTGGTCAACAGCAAAGGGTAGCATTAGCAAGGTCATTAGCAATAGAACCAAAAGTTTTGTTATTAGATGAGCCATTGTCAAATTTAGATGCAGCTTTGCGAGACAAAATGAGAGAAGAAATTAGTAAGTTGCAAAAAAAGTTAAAAATAACTACTGTTTTTATAACACATGATCAAAAAGAAGCACTGGCAATATCTGATAAAATAGCTGTTTTTAATAATGGCAAATGTATGCAGGTAGATACTCCACAAAATATATATAACAACCCACAAAATGAATTTGTAGCTAATTTCGTTGGAGAAACAAATACTATTTATATAGAAGACAAAGAGCCTATTTTTATTAGGCCAGAAAATATAAAAATATTTAATGAAAAGAAAAATGACAATTTTGTTTCCGGAAAAATTCAAAACATAACTTTTAATGGGAGTACAATTGAGTATAAAATAAAAGTAGATACAAAAATTTATAAGGCTATAGAGCTTAATGATGGTAAATCTTACAGAAAAATAAACGATGAGGTATATATAGAAATTGATACAGTCAAATAA
- the ablA gene encoding lysine 2,3-aminomutase, which produces MAYYNNIPLWKDVTEEQWNDWHWQVGNRIDTVEKLKQIINLTEQEEKDIQEVLKKFRMGITPYYAAHMDKNDHRCPIRMQAVPTIVETHISDADMLDPLHEDTDSPTPGLTHRYPDRVLMLITDQCSMYCRHCTRRRFAGQQDHSVPLEKIDKCIEYVKNHPEVRDVLLSGGDCLLVSDETLEYIIKNLRAIPHVEIIRLGSRTPVVCPQRITDDLVNMLKKYHPIWLNTHFNHPKEFTPESKEAVRKLADAGIPLGNQSVLLRGVNDCPHIMMDLVHELVKIRIRPYYIYQCDLSLGIEHFRTPVSKGLEIMEALRGHTSGFCIPTFVIDAPGGGGKTPIMPNYMISQSPHKVVLRNFEGVITTYTEPDLPELECQCDVCKGLREVHKTGVSGLLEGERLALEPTELDRNKRYK; this is translated from the coding sequence ATGGCATATTATAACAACATACCTCTTTGGAAAGATGTTACTGAAGAGCAATGGAACGATTGGCATTGGCAAGTAGGCAACAGAATAGACACAGTTGAAAAATTAAAACAAATAATTAATTTAACAGAACAAGAAGAAAAAGATATTCAAGAAGTTCTGAAAAAATTCAGAATGGGAATAACACCATACTATGCAGCACATATGGACAAAAATGATCATAGATGTCCAATTAGAATGCAAGCAGTTCCAACAATAGTAGAAACACACATAAGTGATGCTGATATGTTAGATCCATTACATGAAGATACAGATTCACCAACACCAGGATTAACACATAGATATCCAGATAGAGTATTAATGCTTATAACAGATCAATGCTCAATGTATTGCAGACATTGTACTAGAAGAAGATTTGCAGGACAACAAGACCATTCAGTTCCACTAGAAAAAATTGACAAATGTATTGAATACGTTAAAAATCATCCAGAGGTTAGAGACGTATTATTATCAGGTGGGGATTGTTTGTTAGTATCAGATGAAACACTTGAATACATAATCAAAAACTTAAGAGCAATACCACACGTAGAAATTATAAGACTTGGATCAAGAACACCAGTTGTTTGTCCACAAAGAATTACAGATGATTTAGTAAATATGCTTAAAAAGTATCATCCAATTTGGTTAAACACTCATTTCAATCATCCAAAAGAATTTACACCTGAATCAAAAGAGGCAGTAAGAAAGCTTGCTGACGCTGGTATTCCATTAGGAAACCAAAGTGTATTATTAAGAGGAGTAAATGATTGTCCACATATTATGATGGATTTAGTACATGAACTAGTTAAAATAAGAATTAGACCATACTATATATATCAATGTGACCTTTCTCTTGGAATTGAACACTTTAGAACACCAGTTAGCAAGGGATTGGAAATTATGGAAGCATTAAGAGGACATACTTCAGGATTCTGTATTCCAACATTTGTTATAGATGCACCAGGCGGAGGAGGCAAAACTCCTATTATGCCTAATTACATGATATCACAGTCACCTCATAAAGTTGTTTTAAGAAACTTTGAAGGTGTTATAACAACATACACTGAACCTGATTTACCAGAATTAGAATGTCAATGTGATGTTTGTAAAGGATTAAGAGAAGTTCATAAAACAGGTGTTTCAGGATTATTAGAAGGCGAAAGACTAGCACTTGAACCAACTGAATTAGATAGAAATAAAAGATATAAATAA
- a CDS encoding sigma-54-dependent Fis family transcriptional regulator yields the protein MESKFFDALIKAVEQIDDGIHIIDSSGKIIYYNKAAKELDGIDVNKAMGRHILEVYPSLDFETSTLLQVMKTCKPLFKVEQNFVNYKGNKISTVNTSLPITYNNRIIGAVEISKNITRVKELSEKIVNLQSALYKNVSNVTKTKNTAVFNFLDIVGQCKEMLKIKSLGIKAAESDSPVLVSGATGTGKELIVQSIHNASKRRSKPFIAQNCAALPTNLLESILFGSVKGSFTGAENRAGLFELAHGGTLFLDEINSMPLELQAKLLRVLQDGRLRRVGASSTIDIDVRIISAINIPVQKILETSQLRQDLFYRLNVITFEIPSLKQRIEDLPLLIKHFINKYNKKCQKFFTGVSKEVLEIFMKYDWPGNVRELEHAIESAISLYDGEIIREEHLPFQFKYLLNNSTNLMIDSDDTCGLEQSLEKYEKELIISALQKVDWNVTKAAKLLNIPRQTLQYKIKKLAIS from the coding sequence ATGGAAAGTAAATTTTTTGATGCATTAATAAAGGCAGTTGAACAAATTGATGATGGTATTCATATTATTGACTCATCTGGTAAAATAATATACTACAATAAGGCTGCTAAGGAATTAGATGGAATCGATGTTAATAAGGCAATGGGTAGACATATCCTTGAAGTGTACCCTTCTCTTGATTTTGAAACTAGTACTCTTTTACAGGTTATGAAAACTTGTAAGCCATTATTTAAAGTTGAACAAAATTTTGTTAATTACAAAGGCAACAAGATATCTACAGTTAACACATCCTTACCTATTACTTATAATAATAGAATTATTGGAGCTGTTGAGATTTCCAAAAACATAACAAGGGTTAAAGAGTTGTCTGAGAAAATTGTAAATTTACAAAGTGCATTGTATAAAAATGTTTCGAATGTAACTAAAACTAAAAACACAGCTGTTTTTAATTTTTTGGATATAGTTGGTCAATGCAAAGAAATGCTTAAAATAAAGTCTCTTGGTATTAAGGCTGCTGAATCTGATTCACCTGTTCTTGTTTCTGGTGCTACTGGAACTGGTAAGGAGCTTATTGTTCAATCCATACATAATGCAAGCAAAAGAAGGTCTAAACCTTTTATTGCACAAAATTGCGCTGCTTTACCCACGAATCTACTTGAAAGCATTTTATTTGGCAGTGTTAAGGGCAGTTTTACAGGTGCTGAAAACAGAGCAGGATTGTTTGAATTAGCTCACGGTGGTACTCTTTTTTTAGATGAGATTAATTCTATGCCACTTGAACTTCAAGCAAAACTTCTTAGAGTATTGCAAGATGGCCGTTTAAGAAGGGTTGGTGCTAGTTCTACTATTGATATTGATGTTAGAATTATTTCTGCTATCAATATTCCTGTACAAAAGATCTTAGAAACTAGTCAGCTAAGACAGGACTTATTTTATAGACTTAATGTTATTACATTTGAAATACCTTCACTAAAGCAAAGAATAGAAGATTTACCTTTGCTTATTAAGCACTTTATAAATAAATATAATAAAAAATGTCAGAAATTTTTTACTGGTGTTTCAAAAGAAGTATTAGAGATTTTTATGAAATATGACTGGCCTGGCAATGTTAGAGAACTTGAACATGCTATAGAAAGTGCAATTTCTCTATATGATGGAGAAATAATTAGAGAAGAACATCTACCGTTTCAATTTAAATATTTACTCAATAATTCAACTAATCTTATGATTGATTCTGATGATACTTGTGGTTTGGAACAATCTCTTGAAAAGTATGAAAAGGAGCTTATTATTTCTGCTTTGCAAAAGGTAGATTGGAATGTGACTAAAGCTGCAAAACTTTTAAATATACCTAGACAAACTCTTCAGTATAAAATTAAAAAGCTAGCTATATCTTAA